In Candidatus Acidulodesulfobacterium acidiphilum, the following are encoded in one genomic region:
- a CDS encoding DUF2784 domain-containing protein, giving the protein MKEFYSIAISTVYIVHLLYALIIVIGFFLIIAGFFARWKWVRNFTFRLIHLSMIGIVAFESVFNIECPLTWLEYKLMSLDHMRHSSMPFIAGMVNKVLYYNFPIWMFNAIYIVFGITVFIVWFAIPPVRQKK; this is encoded by the coding sequence ATGAAAGAATTTTATTCTATCGCTATTTCAACGGTATATATAGTGCATTTGCTTTACGCGCTTATAATTGTAATCGGGTTTTTTCTTATAATTGCGGGTTTTTTTGCGCGTTGGAAATGGGTAAGAAATTTTACTTTCAGGTTAATTCATCTTTCAATGATTGGAATTGTGGCTTTTGAATCCGTCTTTAATATCGAATGTCCGCTAACTTGGCTTGAATATAAGCTTATGTCTTTAGACCATATGCGGCATAGTTCTATGCCGTTTATTGCCGGAATGGTTAATAAAGTTTTATATTATAATTTTCCTATATGGATGTTTAATGCAATATATATAGTATTCGGCATAACAGTTTTTATCGTTTGGTTTGCTATACCTCCGGTTCGACAAAAAAAATAA
- a CDS encoding heavy-metal-associated domain-containing protein, with protein sequence MKNYLNRKKFVGGILAILIFTALVLTASAFVYQKNYDSKNLNLTDFTSSNIVHTDRFKVYGLVCGDTFCITSIQNALYKIKGVDNVKIDMQHQEAIVKFKGNISPKIFIKAIDGASNAMFHYSARYIK encoded by the coding sequence ATGAAAAACTATTTAAACAGGAAAAAATTTGTCGGAGGTATTTTAGCAATTTTGATTTTTACAGCATTAGTATTAACGGCATCTGCATTTGTTTATCAAAAGAATTACGATTCAAAGAACTTAAATCTTACGGATTTTACAAGTTCAAATATTGTTCATACCGACAGATTTAAGGTTTACGGGCTTGTTTGCGGCGATACTTTTTGCATAACAAGTATTCAAAACGCATTATACAAGATTAAGGGAGTCGATAACGTAAAGATTGATATGCAACATCAAGAGGCTATAGTAAAATTTAAAGGAAACATATCACCGAAAATATTTATAAAGGCGATAGACGGCGCATCGAACGCTATGTTCCATTACAGCGCGCGCTATATAAAATAA
- a CDS encoding ferredoxin, translating to MKYLKNVSSLKFFAEKCTNCLVCIDVCPHGVFQLKNKKVGIADKDLCMECGACALNCKYGAISVNSGVGCASGIINGMLTGGEPSCDCGGSSSAECC from the coding sequence ATGAAATATCTTAAGAATGTATCGAGCCTTAAATTTTTTGCCGAAAAATGCACTAATTGTTTAGTATGTATAGACGTATGTCCCCATGGAGTATTTCAACTAAAAAATAAAAAAGTCGGCATTGCCGATAAAGATTTATGCATGGAATGCGGCGCCTGCGCTCTTAACTGCAAATACGGGGCTATCAGCGTAAATTCGGGCGTCGGATGCGCAAGCGGCATAATAAACGGAATGCTCACCGGAGGCGAGCCTTCATGCGATTGCGGCGGGTCATCTTCTGCCGAATGCTGTTGA
- a CDS encoding acetyl-CoA synthase subunit gamma yields MIDENINILEFCKKPSQFEKVNRVSSEWSLSDYSGSVKCRISNSFRMKYRIKPGMYAVGEPDANSEVFASANYKLSFDILRKALKGLNVWILVLDTKGINVWCAAAKGTFGTEELVKRIGGVKLGNFLNHRRIILPQLGAVGVNADAVFKRTGFKVYFGPVYAKDIKAYLNSGRRKTQEMRKIKFSMVDRLVLTPREIIPAMNKFIIFAVIILLFFGIQPTGILFKSAWVYGEPFILLGLASVISGSFITPVLLPFIPFRSFALKGWISGMLLTVPVIFLFNTPELENILIFISAILFFPMASSYLALQFTGSTTFTNMSGVKKELKTALPVYLISTVISIVLLIIYKLHKLAVI; encoded by the coding sequence ATGATTGATGAAAATATAAATATTTTAGAGTTTTGCAAAAAACCGAGCCAGTTTGAAAAGGTTAACAGGGTTTCTTCGGAATGGTCGCTGTCTGATTATTCAGGCTCCGTAAAATGCAGGATAAGCAATTCGTTCAGGATGAAATATAGGATTAAACCGGGGATGTATGCTGTCGGCGAACCGGACGCGAATTCCGAGGTATTTGCAAGCGCAAATTATAAATTAAGTTTCGATATTCTCAGAAAAGCGCTGAAGGGTTTAAACGTATGGATCTTGGTACTCGATACTAAAGGCATAAACGTATGGTGCGCCGCCGCAAAAGGAACATTCGGCACCGAAGAGCTTGTAAAACGGATAGGCGGGGTTAAACTCGGAAATTTTTTAAATCACCGGCGGATAATACTTCCCCAGCTCGGAGCGGTCGGCGTTAATGCGGATGCAGTTTTTAAACGGACGGGGTTTAAAGTTTATTTCGGTCCCGTGTATGCAAAAGACATTAAAGCTTATTTAAATTCCGGCAGAAGAAAAACTCAGGAAATGAGAAAAATTAAATTTTCTATGGTCGACAGGCTTGTTCTCACTCCGAGAGAAATTATTCCGGCAATGAATAAATTTATTATTTTTGCGGTCATTATACTTTTATTTTTCGGCATCCAGCCTACGGGCATTTTATTTAAAAGCGCATGGGTTTACGGAGAGCCTTTTATTTTGCTCGGACTTGCGAGCGTTATATCGGGTTCGTTTATAACTCCGGTTTTGCTTCCTTTTATACCTTTTCGTTCATTTGCCTTAAAAGGCTGGATAAGCGGAATGTTATTAACCGTCCCCGTAATTTTCCTGTTCAACACGCCGGAGTTAGAGAATATTCTAATTTTTATCTCGGCAATTCTTTTCTTTCCTATGGCAAGCTCGTATTTAGCATTGCAATTTACGGGTTCTACGACATTTACAAATATGTCCGGAGTAAAAAAGGAATTGAAAACAGCCCTGCCGGTTTATTTAATATCTACTGTTATATCTATTGTTTTGTTGATAATTTATAAACTTCATAAATTGGCGGTTATATGA
- the arsD gene encoding arsenite efflux transporter metallochaperone ArsD, translated as MNKIVFEIYDPALCCSTGVCGPNPDEKLIKVRNLIDKLKSDFGEYIEIKRQTISQEPKKFLENPSVKLLIQNEGKTALPVCILNGKVLTYGRYPEEKEVYSYISSLSS; from the coding sequence ATGAATAAAATTGTTTTTGAGATTTATGATCCTGCTTTATGTTGTTCTACTGGCGTTTGCGGTCCAAATCCAGACGAAAAACTTATAAAAGTCAGGAATTTAATCGACAAATTAAAATCGGATTTCGGCGAGTATATCGAAATAAAAAGGCAGACGATATCGCAGGAACCGAAGAAATTTCTTGAAAATCCTTCGGTTAAACTTTTGATTCAAAACGAAGGCAAGACGGCGCTTCCGGTCTGCATTTTAAACGGAAAAGTCTTAACATACGGGAGATATCCCGAAGAAAAAGAGGTTTATAGCTATATTTCTTCTTTATCTTCTTAA
- a CDS encoding ArsR family transcriptional regulator, with protein MTNNELMLNKFFKLLGDENKFKIISELKNGEKCVCVIYKALGLDQTLVSHHLSALKKAGLIDGRKAGKWVYYSLNRKAFKELENLYNNLFGIKNLKEAKSDDCDDAICGV; from the coding sequence ATGACAAATAACGAGTTGATGCTTAACAAATTTTTTAAACTGCTCGGCGACGAAAACAAATTTAAAATAATTTCCGAACTAAAAAACGGAGAAAAATGCGTATGCGTTATTTATAAGGCGCTTGGTCTCGACCAGACTTTGGTTTCGCATCATTTGTCGGCTTTAAAAAAAGCAGGATTAATAGACGGCAGGAAAGCAGGGAAGTGGGTTTATTATTCTCTCAACAGGAAAGCATTTAAAGAACTCGAAAATCTTTATAATAATTTATTTGGAATTAAAAATTTAAAAGAAGCTAAAAGCGATGATTGCGACGATGCAATATGTGGCGTTTAA
- a CDS encoding Crp/Fnr family transcriptional regulator gives MNKIWLLQKLRIFENIPSKDIENIDKLSKMEYYKKNDNIYLDEPSFSSIYILKEGNVKITLSNEDGKEYIVEILKPGEIFGNFGDYILSSPAKLDFLEAENAYALTDSLVCKFKKDDFDKILTFYPDISNKILKLIGLRFKYISTKIISLAYKSLDVRIAEVLIYLANNFGIKEMIEKSPLETKQSLQIKFKLTHEEISNLAGASRQRTTIILDKLKYLGIIDFYKKRLIIKDLNKLKEIAGHF, from the coding sequence ATGAATAAAATATGGCTTTTGCAAAAACTAAGAATATTTGAAAATATTCCTTCAAAAGATATTGAGAATATAGATAAACTATCTAAAATGGAATATTATAAGAAAAATGATAACATATATTTAGATGAACCTTCATTTAGTTCTATTTATATTTTAAAAGAAGGTAACGTTAAAATAACTTTGTCGAATGAAGATGGAAAAGAATATATAGTTGAAATTCTAAAACCTGGTGAAATTTTTGGTAATTTCGGCGATTATATCTTGAGCAGCCCAGCAAAACTCGATTTTTTAGAAGCAGAAAACGCTTACGCTTTGACGGATTCTCTGGTTTGTAAATTCAAAAAAGATGATTTCGACAAAATACTGACCTTTTATCCGGATATAAGTAATAAAATTTTAAAATTAATCGGTTTGCGATTTAAATATATTTCAACTAAAATTATATCGTTAGCATATAAAAGTTTAGATGTTAGAATTGCCGAGGTCTTAATATACCTTGCAAATAATTTTGGAATTAAAGAAATGATAGAAAAATCACCGCTTGAAACCAAACAATCCTTACAAATTAAATTTAAATTAACTCACGAAGAAATTTCAAATTTGGCAGGAGCATCAAGACAGAGAACGACGATTATACTGGATAAATTAAAATATCTTGGAATTATAGATTTTTATAAAAAAAGACTTATTATAAAAGATTTAAATAAATTAAAAGAAATAGCCGGTCATTTTTGA
- a CDS encoding radical SAM protein has protein sequence MDVYNNKKPDKEFYVQWHFIDSCNLRCKHCYQNGYSNKNIDFDILNAIFKKLDAAMAKWNMKCYVSLTGGEPFLKPEGLFYLMDLIENSDNFKNIAVLTNGTLMTDKLIEKLKTYKKLSEIQVSLDGHDEKTHDAIRGEGTFLKTVSAVTMLKNSGIKTVLMFTLHKKNTASASKMPELAASLNIDALTVERMTTMNDKEKDEFFIEAEELKKIYTDVYEKSKIEFKNSNTKLSTSRPLWNLIDENTGGYCPIGLSSLCILHDGTMLPCRRLYLPLGNILTDGLFKVWYNSDILWNLRKRNGENECNNCAKSDRCGGCKAISYYYNHDFNSKDPQCWI, from the coding sequence ATGGATGTTTATAATAATAAAAAACCTGATAAAGAATTTTACGTGCAATGGCATTTTATAGATTCATGCAATTTAAGATGCAAACATTGCTATCAAAACGGTTACAGCAATAAAAACATCGATTTCGATATTCTGAACGCTATATTTAAAAAATTAGACGCAGCAATGGCTAAATGGAATATGAAATGTTATGTTTCTCTGACCGGCGGCGAACCTTTTTTAAAACCTGAAGGACTTTTCTATTTAATGGATTTAATTGAAAATTCGGATAATTTTAAAAACATCGCAGTTCTGACAAACGGAACTTTAATGACTGATAAGTTAATCGAAAAACTGAAAACTTATAAAAAATTATCAGAAATTCAGGTGTCGCTTGACGGTCACGATGAAAAAACACATGATGCAATAAGGGGGGAGGGAACTTTTTTAAAAACGGTAAGCGCGGTTACAATGTTAAAAAATTCGGGAATAAAAACGGTTTTGATGTTTACGCTTCATAAAAAAAATACCGCATCGGCTTCTAAAATGCCGGAACTTGCAGCTTCGCTTAATATAGACGCTTTAACGGTAGAAAGAATGACTACTATGAACGATAAGGAAAAAGACGAATTTTTCATCGAAGCGGAAGAGTTAAAAAAAATATATACCGACGTTTACGAAAAATCGAAAATCGAATTCAAAAATTCCAATACCAAACTTTCGACGTCGCGTCCGTTATGGAACCTGATAGACGAAAATACCGGCGGATATTGTCCTATAGGTTTATCGTCCTTATGTATATTGCATGACGGCACGATGCTCCCATGCAGAAGGCTTTATCTTCCGCTCGGAAATATCTTAACGGACGGACTATTTAAAGTATGGTATAATTCAGATATCTTATGGAATTTAAGAAAAAGGAACGGTGAAAACGAATGCAATAATTGCGCTAAGTCCGATAGATGCGGCGGATGCAAAGCAATAAGCTATTATTATAATCACGATTTCAATTCAAAAGACCCTCAGTGCTGGATATAA
- a CDS encoding PqqD family protein yields MLKLADTVSIKQDETYYIFFDNETGDIYKLNEISYKILSLCDGSTTNEDILSTIMQEFNVTYQEAKKDFDKLIQTLLSKKYIYNNE; encoded by the coding sequence ATGCTAAAACTTGCGGATACGGTGTCGATAAAACAAGACGAAACGTACTATATTTTTTTTGATAACGAAACCGGCGATATTTATAAACTTAACGAAATATCCTATAAAATTTTATCTTTATGCGACGGAAGTACGACTAACGAAGATATATTGTCAACTATAATGCAGGAATTTAACGTAACCTACCAGGAAGCAAAAAAAGACTTTGATAAATTAATTCAAACGCTTTTAAGCAAAAAATATATTTATAACAACGAATAA
- a CDS encoding TetR/AcrR family transcriptional regulator, producing the protein MLKREEIIDAAYNLLLEKGYEGTGIQDILDKINATKGCIYYYFISKRDIAAAVIEEVIKPAYADNWGGISNTENPISAIIKVIDDIYNKNAKNLAKNGCPVGNLMLELSAKDDILAKHINEVIDLWRSYIEKALENAVSKKIIDKNTDVKSLASFIIASFEGCIMLSKSSHSQQLLKDCFLNLKSYLLNL; encoded by the coding sequence TTGCTTAAAAGAGAAGAAATAATAGATGCCGCATACAACCTTCTTTTAGAAAAAGGGTATGAAGGCACGGGCATTCAAGATATACTCGATAAAATTAATGCAACCAAGGGATGCATTTATTATTACTTTATATCAAAACGGGATATTGCCGCCGCGGTAATAGAAGAAGTCATTAAACCCGCATATGCGGACAATTGGGGCGGTATTAGCAATACGGAAAATCCGATTTCCGCCATAATTAAAGTTATCGACGACATTTATAATAAAAATGCTAAAAATTTAGCTAAAAACGGATGCCCCGTCGGCAATTTAATGCTTGAACTGTCCGCAAAAGACGATATTTTAGCCAAACATATAAACGAAGTTATAGATTTATGGCGGAGTTATATAGAAAAAGCTTTAGAAAACGCCGTATCAAAAAAAATAATAGATAAAAATACCGACGTTAAAAGTCTTGCAAGTTTCATAATAGCATCGTTTGAAGGATGCATTATGCTTTCCAAATCTTCACATAGCCAACAATTGCTTAAAGACTGTTTTCTTAATCTTAAAAGTTATTTGCTGAATTTATAA
- a CDS encoding heavy-metal-associated domain-containing protein, which translates to MKKINIEVGGMTCEHCVARVTKFVKNVKGVVDVNTSLKENKSYIEANDDVSVDSIKSAIEDAGYKPGKYEIK; encoded by the coding sequence ATGAAAAAAATAAACATAGAAGTCGGCGGTATGACCTGCGAACACTGCGTAGCAAGAGTTACTAAGTTTGTAAAAAACGTAAAAGGCGTAGTTGACGTTAATACATCGTTGAAAGAAAATAAATCTTATATAGAGGCAAACGACGACGTATCGGTTGATTCTATAAAATCGGCTATAGAAGATGCCGGTTATAAGCCTGGCAAATATGAGATTAAATAA
- a CDS encoding thioredoxin family protein has product MENKKHDVILLVSKWCEECVPADNAWKRLAEERKDFNYRSLDVSEPEGRRLSIELYVRSVPTTLIDGKLAFVGIPTKEEASELIDLS; this is encoded by the coding sequence ATGGAGAATAAAAAACACGACGTCATACTGCTCGTTTCAAAATGGTGCGAGGAATGTGTTCCCGCAGATAACGCTTGGAAAAGATTGGCAGAGGAAAGAAAAGATTTTAATTACAGGTCGTTAGACGTTTCTGAACCTGAGGGGAGGAGGCTTTCTATAGAATTATATGTTAGAAGCGTTCCTACAACGTTAATTGACGGGAAACTTGCATTCGTCGGCATACCTACTAAGGAAGAGGCATCGGAATTGATTGATTTGTCATAA
- the gcvH gene encoding glycine cleavage system protein GcvH, with the protein MAEVQGCELPEDLYYDVEKDTWAKPLGDNIVMLGMTDVAQTQAGKILHVTFKKVGSIVQKRGNTATIESGKWVGPIPSPVSGEIIEVNEALLKDPLLLNLSPYTDAWVSKVKASDINELKTLLTGKEAVEKYKEKIIKDQIQCMRCSSQ; encoded by the coding sequence ATGGCTGAAGTACAGGGTTGCGAACTTCCTGAAGATTTATATTACGACGTCGAAAAAGATACTTGGGCAAAACCTTTAGGAGATAATATCGTTATGCTTGGAATGACGGACGTTGCGCAAACGCAGGCGGGCAAGATACTACATGTTACTTTCAAAAAAGTCGGCAGTATAGTTCAAAAAAGAGGTAATACCGCTACGATAGAAAGCGGAAAATGGGTAGGACCTATTCCATCTCCGGTATCGGGCGAAATCATCGAAGTAAACGAAGCGCTCCTGAAAGACCCTCTTTTATTAAATTTATCTCCATATACCGATGCATGGGTAAGCAAAGTAAAAGCTTCGGACATAAACGAATTAAAAACTTTACTGACAGGAAAAGAAGCCGTGGAAAAATACAAGGAAAAAATAATAAAAGATCAGATTCAGTGCATGAGATGTTCAAGCCAGTAA
- a CDS encoding hemerythrin domain-containing protein — protein sequence METSSIDPIVALKSDHEIVRSVLNNLEEYLKKIGKVSSEGLRNNLINQLNEITAFIDKDLEVHFKKEEDGLFPVLGKYIGIETGPIHVMLLEHKQSREISSEFKSKIKDYQNTKEFNSLLNDGFAFFKLLSEHIDKEEQILFNMADMQLSKEEKYEIMQKFLNISSVSRET from the coding sequence ATGGAAACCTCTTCAATTGATCCCATTGTCGCCTTAAAGAGCGATCATGAAATCGTAAGAAGCGTATTGAATAATCTTGAAGAATATTTAAAAAAAATAGGCAAAGTATCATCCGAAGGTCTAAGAAATAACTTAATAAATCAGCTTAACGAAATAACCGCTTTTATAGACAAAGACTTAGAAGTTCATTTTAAAAAAGAAGAGGACGGTCTGTTTCCCGTTCTCGGAAAATATATCGGAATTGAAACAGGTCCAATTCACGTAATGCTGTTAGAACATAAACAAAGCAGGGAAATTTCCTCGGAATTTAAATCTAAAATTAAGGATTATCAAAATACAAAAGAGTTTAATTCGCTTTTAAACGACGGATTTGCTTTTTTTAAACTTTTATCCGAGCATATAGATAAAGAAGAGCAGATATTGTTTAACATGGCGGACATGCAATTATCCAAAGAAGAAAAATATGAAATAATGCAAAAATTTCTTAATATTTCATCAGTTTCACGTGAAACATAA
- the rsmG gene encoding 16S rRNA (guanine(527)-N(7))-methyltransferase RsmG, with amino-acid sequence MSYASSKDIFTDRVYDYLLTYGILPSGNKYNIENLKEKIDKIYLYYEELLEWNKKINLTTVTDIEGFIKKHVIDSSYLLKILNTNGYILDIGSGAGFPGIIINLLMPDLKIISIESVLKKCNFQKNAARKLGLNNFKCLNVNIFNYKDYEGVSAIITRAAFNAGEISRLIENIDLKNDTYIYLFLSKTEEIKNIESFRYKSKRAILDKTLYYKTDYIDGKKDNFRLIAKFKIINKSK; translated from the coding sequence ATGAGCTATGCTTCTTCAAAGGATATATTTACCGATAGAGTTTACGATTATTTATTAACTTACGGTATTTTACCTTCAGGCAATAAATACAATATCGAAAATTTAAAAGAAAAAATCGATAAAATTTATTTATACTACGAAGAGCTTTTGGAATGGAATAAAAAAATAAATTTAACAACCGTAACCGATATAGAAGGTTTTATTAAAAAGCATGTTATAGACAGTTCATATTTATTAAAAATTTTAAATACAAATGGTTACATTTTAGATATAGGTTCGGGAGCAGGTTTTCCAGGAATTATTATTAATTTATTAATGCCTGATTTGAAAATTATTTCCATAGAATCTGTATTAAAAAAGTGCAATTTTCAAAAAAACGCGGCAAGAAAATTGGGTCTTAACAATTTTAAATGTTTAAATGTTAATATTTTTAATTATAAAGATTATGAAGGAGTATCGGCTATAATAACGCGTGCCGCTTTTAACGCAGGAGAAATTAGCCGCTTAATAGAAAATATAGACTTAAAAAACGATACCTATATATATTTATTTCTGTCAAAAACTGAAGAAATTAAAAATATAGAATCCTTTAGATATAAATCGAAAAGAGCTATCTTAGACAAAACCCTTTATTATAAAACGGATTATATCGACGGCAAAAAAGATAATTTCAGGCTGATAGCAAAATTTAAAATAATAAATAAATCTAAATAA
- a CDS encoding heavy metal-responsive transcriptional regulator: MTIGQLAKEAGLNVQTVRYYERIGLIEKPATNEAGYRIYPEKSVEVLRFIKHAKEIGFSLKQISEIFSIDNDKNNTCARVKKLAQEKVAEIDKRIYSLNLIRKELLNLISQCEAKKTDNDDCPMLNILKFQ, translated from the coding sequence ATGACTATAGGACAGTTGGCAAAAGAGGCGGGCTTAAACGTTCAGACAGTAAGATATTACGAGCGGATAGGATTAATAGAAAAACCGGCTACTAACGAAGCAGGTTACAGGATATATCCGGAAAAATCGGTAGAAGTTTTACGTTTTATAAAACATGCGAAAGAAATAGGATTTTCGCTAAAACAGATATCTGAAATTTTTTCGATAGACAATGACAAAAACAATACCTGCGCCAGAGTCAAGAAACTGGCTCAGGAAAAAGTAGCTGAAATCGATAAAAGAATTTATTCGTTAAACCTCATACGAAAAGAGCTTTTAAATCTTATATCCCAATGCGAAGCAAAAAAAACGGATAACGACGATTGTCCAATGCTAAACATTTTAAAATTTCAATGA
- a CDS encoding DUF4149 domain-containing protein, whose translation MYLNILLYVYSLCLSIFFGSSIFIGYIAAPYIFKTLKSRHEAGNMVGALLGKFSILGYITQAVMIVTGYILYAKNDASLSIFVLPLIILIILLFSENFVSKKLNILKQQMGSIDETPQDDPKRKGFNSLHKWSVKLFLLNELLCLLLFYLILIK comes from the coding sequence ATGTATTTAAATATTTTATTATATGTTTATTCTTTATGTTTATCGATTTTTTTCGGTTCAAGTATATTTATAGGCTATATAGCCGCGCCGTATATCTTTAAAACGCTAAAATCGAGACACGAAGCCGGCAATATGGTAGGCGCCCTTCTCGGCAAATTTTCCATACTCGGATATATTACTCAGGCTGTAATGATAGTTACCGGCTATATATTATACGCAAAAAATGATGCCTCATTAAGCATCTTCGTTCTTCCTTTAATAATACTTATTATACTTCTGTTTTCCGAAAACTTCGTTTCCAAAAAATTAAATATTTTGAAACAACAAATGGGCTCAATAGACGAAACGCCGCAAGACGACCCGAAAAGAAAAGGATTTAACAGTCTGCATAAGTGGTCGGTAAAACTGTTTTTACTTAACGAACTGCTTTGCCTTCTGTTATTTTACTTAATATTAATTAAATAA
- a CDS encoding sulfite exporter TauE/SafE family protein: MYYSLNLIFIYFTLFITALLVGVVGNTIGIGGGILLVPFFIFYMHLSPLESSGLSLFTIMISTAGGSYVFYKDGALDKHLFIMVLIPALMGIIAGSILSNYIPTNQFKWIFSIIVIGIGIFSLIATKKQAAIKTNYSDKQAEDTLNNSKIKSKSYFSGHIRKKHKETNGTTYDYEIKSPLAINVFSLIAGLVSGFIGIGIGGITGTFLTAVEQIPPRIAFSTIISIMAIISLIGGLIHFYYIKNPFNLAVYIIPLGIGALIGSKAGAYISKNSAAKTLRIYQGTFIIILGILMFAVSVI; the protein is encoded by the coding sequence ATGTATTATTCTTTAAATCTGATTTTTATATATTTCACGCTTTTCATAACCGCTCTTTTAGTCGGTGTCGTCGGAAACACTATAGGCATCGGGGGCGGGATATTATTAGTTCCGTTTTTTATATTCTATATGCATTTATCGCCGTTAGAATCAAGCGGCTTGTCTCTTTTTACGATAATGATAAGCACTGCCGGAGGCTCATACGTTTTTTACAAAGACGGGGCTTTAGACAAGCATCTTTTTATAATGGTTTTAATTCCTGCGTTAATGGGCATTATAGCAGGTTCAATTTTAAGCAATTACATTCCGACAAACCAATTTAAATGGATTTTTTCGATAATAGTAATAGGCATAGGAATATTTTCTCTGATTGCGACAAAAAAACAGGCGGCAATTAAAACTAATTATTCCGATAAACAAGCTGAAGATACGTTAAATAATAGTAAAATAAAAAGTAAAAGTTATTTTAGCGGGCATATTAGAAAAAAACATAAAGAAACGAATGGAACAACATATGATTATGAAATAAAAAGCCCTCTTGCAATAAATGTTTTTTCCTTAATCGCCGGATTAGTTTCTGGATTTATAGGAATCGGCATAGGGGGAATAACGGGAACTTTTTTGACTGCCGTTGAGCAGATACCGCCAAGAATTGCATTTTCAACTATAATATCGATTATGGCGATAATTTCTTTAATCGGAGGACTAATTCATTTTTACTACATTAAAAACCCTTTTAACCTTGCGGTTTATATTATACCATTAGGAATAGGTGCATTAATCGGCTCTAAAGCCGGAGCTTATATTTCAAAAAATTCCGCAGCTAAAACATTGAGAATTTATCAAGGTACGTTTATAATTATACTCGGCATTTTAATGTTTGCGGTTTCGGTTATTTAA